From one Bacteroides fragilis NCTC 9343 genomic stretch:
- a CDS encoding GNAT family N-acetyltransferase, which yields MDTQQIDVMVADASHEVYVDTILETIRNAAKVRGTGIAERTHEYVATKMKEGKAIIALCGDVFAGFTYIESWGNKQYVATSGLIVHPDFRGLGLAKRIKQASFQLARLRWPRAKIFSLTSGAAVMKMNTELGYVPVTFNELTDDEAFWKGCEGCINHEILMAKDRKFCICTAMLYDPTDPHNIKKEQERNNI from the coding sequence ATGGACACTCAACAAATAGATGTTATGGTAGCCGACGCCTCGCATGAGGTTTACGTTGACACTATTTTGGAGACAATCAGAAACGCAGCAAAAGTACGCGGAACCGGAATAGCAGAACGTACACACGAGTACGTAGCCACCAAAATGAAAGAAGGAAAAGCAATCATAGCTCTTTGCGGAGATGTATTTGCCGGATTTACCTACATTGAATCATGGGGAAACAAGCAATACGTTGCTACTTCAGGATTGATCGTACACCCTGACTTCCGGGGATTAGGACTGGCCAAACGTATCAAACAAGCCTCTTTCCAATTGGCTCGTTTACGATGGCCCAGAGCTAAAATATTCAGTCTGACCAGCGGCGCAGCCGTGATGAAAATGAATACGGAATTGGGATATGTACCGGTCACTTTTAACGAGCTGACCGACGACGAAGCCTTTTGGAAAGGATGTGAAGGGTGCATAAACCATGAAATACTGATGGCGAAGGACCGTAAATTCTGCATCTGCACCGCTATGCTATATGATCCGACAGATCCGCATAACATAAAAAAAGAACAAGAAAGAAATAACATTTAA
- a CDS encoding arginine repressor, producing the protein MKKKANRLDAIKMIISSKEVGSQEELLQELGQEGFELTQATLSRDLKQLKVAKAASMNGRYVYVLPNDIMYKRVGDQSASEMLMNNGFISLQFSGNIAVIKTRPGYASSMAYDIDNRESDTILGTIAGDDTIMLVLREGATPTAVRHFLSLIIPNIN; encoded by the coding sequence ATGAAGAAGAAAGCAAACCGGTTAGACGCCATCAAAATGATTATCTCCAGTAAGGAAGTAGGTTCACAGGAAGAACTCTTGCAAGAATTAGGTCAGGAAGGATTTGAACTGACACAAGCTACTCTTTCACGTGACCTGAAACAACTGAAAGTGGCCAAAGCCGCCAGCATGAACGGAAGATATGTATACGTATTACCCAACGACATCATGTACAAACGTGTCGGCGACCAGAGTGCCAGTGAAATGTTGATGAACAATGGCTTCATTTCCCTTCAGTTTTCCGGAAATATCGCAGTAATCAAAACTCGCCCCGGCTATGCCAGCAGCATGGCTTACGACATCGACAACCGTGAATCTGACACCATTTTGGGAACAATTGCCGGAGACGATACCATTATGTTGGTACTACGTGAAGGGGCAACGCCCACTGCCGTACGACATTTCCTGTCTCTCATTATTCCGAATATCAACTAA
- a CDS encoding sensor histidine kinase, whose amino-acid sequence MMIYIIFRVFIIIILFICARYWYLWRKISVQKNEWVAQTKESDTILRSMNACFILINSDLVVIRTNYYDLSGISEEPESSGRVGDLLNCKNAVRSGGGCGAHKNCENCMIRHTIENAFCHKKGFHKLEASMRLLSSDHQQIIPCDVSVSGTYLNNEGHEQMLLTVYDITELKNMQRLLNIEKENAVSAEKLKSAFIANMSHEIRTPLNAIVGFSGLLASADDDTEKKMYLDIVAENNDRLLQIVTDVLDLSKIESGSLDFHYSEFDVNDLLCALHGILNIRLKDKPEIKLICKAGTDEWIIYSEQHRIVQIITNLVHNAMKFTHSGEICFGCRPQGEDEIYFYVSDTGIGIPAGEQDKIFDRFTKLDHEVPGTGLGLTLSQTIVQNLGGEMGVESEVTKGSTFWFTLPLKS is encoded by the coding sequence ATGATGATCTACATTATCTTTAGAGTCTTTATAATCATTATTCTTTTTATTTGTGCCAGATATTGGTATTTGTGGAGAAAGATAAGTGTGCAAAAGAACGAATGGGTGGCTCAAACCAAGGAATCAGATACGATTTTACGTAGTATGAACGCTTGCTTTATCTTGATAAATAGTGACTTGGTGGTGATAAGGACCAATTATTATGATTTGAGTGGAATCTCAGAAGAGCCTGAGTCCTCCGGTAGAGTCGGTGATCTACTGAATTGTAAAAACGCTGTTCGTAGTGGCGGAGGATGCGGGGCACATAAAAATTGCGAAAATTGCATGATTCGCCATACTATTGAGAATGCATTCTGCCATAAAAAGGGTTTTCATAAATTAGAAGCATCCATGAGGCTGCTCAGTTCGGATCATCAACAGATTATTCCTTGTGATGTTTCTGTCTCGGGTACTTACTTGAATAATGAAGGTCACGAACAGATGTTACTGACTGTCTATGATATTACTGAATTGAAGAATATGCAGCGGTTGCTGAATATTGAAAAAGAGAACGCTGTTTCTGCCGAAAAGTTGAAATCTGCTTTTATAGCTAATATGAGTCATGAAATTCGTACCCCACTGAATGCGATTGTCGGTTTTTCCGGTTTGTTGGCTTCTGCGGATGATGATACGGAAAAAAAGATGTATCTGGATATTGTAGCGGAAAACAATGATCGTTTATTGCAGATAGTGACGGATGTACTCGACCTTTCAAAAATAGAGTCGGGTAGTCTGGATTTCCATTATTCCGAATTTGATGTAAACGATTTATTATGTGCTCTGCATGGCATTTTAAACATACGTCTGAAAGACAAGCCCGAAATTAAACTGATTTGTAAGGCAGGAACAGATGAATGGATCATTTATTCCGAGCAACATCGTATCGTACAGATAATCACAAATCTGGTACATAATGCGATGAAGTTTACCCACAGTGGGGAGATTTGTTTCGGATGTCGTCCCCAAGGAGAGGACGAGATTTACTTTTATGTTTCTGATACAGGTATTGGCATTCCTGCCGGAGAACAGGATAAAATATTCGACCGATTTACCAAATTGGACCATGAAGTACCCGGAACAGGGCTGGGACTGACTCTTTCACAAACTATCGTACAGAATCTGGGGGGAGAAATGGGAGTCGAATCGGAAGTGACAAAAGGATCTACCTTCTGGTTTACCCTTCCTTTGAAATCCTGA
- the gadC gene encoding putative glutamine/gamma-aminobutyrate antiporter GadC — protein sequence MANIKQAVKLGVFTLAIMNVTAVVSLRGLPAEAVYGMSSAFYYLFAAIVFLIPTSLVAAELAAMFQDKQGGVFRWVGEAYGKKLGFLAIWVQWIESTIWYPTVLTFGAVSIAFIGMNDTHDMTLASNKYYTLAVVLIIYWLATFISLKGMGWVGKVAKIGGMVGTIIPAALLIILGIVYLASGGHSNLDFHSSFFPDLTNFDNVVLAASIFLFYAGMEMGGIHVKDMQNPSKNYPKAVFIGALITVIIFVLGTFSLGIIIPAKDISLTQSLLVGFDNYFRYIHASWLSPIIAIALAFGVLAGVLTWVAGPSKGIFAVGKAGYMPPFFQKTNKLGVQKNILFVQGGAVTVLSLLFVVMPSVQSFYQILSQLTVILYLVMYLLMFSGAIYLRYNMKKANRPFRIGKKGNGLMWIVGGLGFLGSLLAFILSFIPPSQISTGSNTVWFSVLIIGALVVVIAPFIIYAAKKPSWADPNSTFEPFHWETQAKPQVAPATTTTAGPATSSATTIGSTTSAPSTGSGSVSSDKDTPQKQS from the coding sequence ATGGCAAATATTAAACAAGCAGTGAAACTAGGGGTATTCACCCTGGCGATCATGAACGTAACGGCAGTAGTATCCCTACGCGGACTTCCTGCCGAGGCCGTATATGGAATGAGTTCGGCCTTCTATTATCTTTTCGCAGCTATCGTATTCCTTATTCCGACATCACTCGTTGCGGCGGAATTGGCTGCCATGTTCCAGGACAAACAGGGTGGTGTGTTCCGTTGGGTAGGCGAAGCGTATGGAAAGAAATTGGGATTCCTTGCCATCTGGGTACAATGGATTGAAAGTACGATCTGGTATCCGACTGTATTGACATTCGGTGCTGTATCTATCGCTTTCATCGGAATGAATGATACACACGACATGACACTGGCCAGCAACAAATACTATACACTGGCCGTTGTGCTTATCATTTATTGGCTGGCTACCTTCATCTCACTGAAAGGAATGGGATGGGTAGGTAAAGTAGCTAAAATAGGCGGTATGGTGGGAACCATCATCCCCGCTGCCCTGCTGATTATCCTGGGTATTGTTTACTTGGCATCCGGAGGGCATTCCAACCTTGACTTCCATAGCAGCTTCTTCCCCGACCTTACGAATTTCGATAACGTGGTATTAGCGGCAAGTATCTTCCTCTTTTATGCCGGTATGGAAATGGGCGGTATCCACGTAAAGGATATGCAAAACCCTTCAAAGAACTATCCGAAAGCAGTATTTATCGGTGCACTTATTACTGTAATCATCTTCGTCTTGGGTACATTCTCACTAGGTATCATTATCCCGGCCAAAGATATCAGCCTGACACAGAGTTTACTTGTTGGCTTCGACAACTATTTTAGATATATCCATGCATCCTGGTTATCACCGATCATCGCCATTGCTCTTGCATTCGGTGTGTTGGCAGGTGTATTGACATGGGTTGCCGGTCCGTCCAAAGGTATCTTTGCCGTAGGTAAGGCCGGTTATATGCCTCCGTTCTTCCAGAAAACCAATAAATTGGGTGTACAGAAAAATATCCTGTTCGTTCAGGGTGGTGCTGTTACCGTATTGAGCCTTCTGTTTGTGGTTATGCCTTCCGTACAGAGCTTCTATCAGATCTTGTCACAGCTGACAGTTATTCTTTATCTGGTGATGTACTTACTTATGTTCTCCGGTGCCATCTACCTGCGCTATAACATGAAGAAAGCTAACCGTCCGTTCCGTATCGGTAAAAAAGGTAACGGCTTGATGTGGATTGTCGGCGGCCTCGGCTTCCTCGGTTCATTACTGGCGTTTATCCTCAGCTTTATCCCGCCCAGCCAGATTTCTACAGGTAGCAACACGGTATGGTTCTCTGTATTGATTATCGGTGCTTTGGTTGTTGTGATTGCTCCGTTTATCATTTATGCAGCTAAAAAGCCATCATGGGCTGACCCGAACAGTACTTTCGAACCGTTCCACTGGGAAACACAAGCTAAACCACAAGTTGCTCCGGCAACAACAACTACCGCCGGTCCGGCAACAAGCAGCGCTACCACTATCGGTAGTACAACTTCTGCCCCATCGACAGGTTCCGGCTCTGTTTCATCCGATAAGGACACCCCACAGAAACAAAGTTAA
- a CDS encoding potassium channel family protein, whose product MKMALSDFALRKKGIYGILHVIILLLSLFLVISISIDTFKGIPFYTQSVYMKVQLWICVLFLFDFILELFLSKNKWHYLSTHFIFLLVAIPYQNIISYMGWTFSPEVTYMIRFVPLVRGGYAMAIVVGWLTYNKASGLFVSYLTMLLATVYFSSLAFFVLEHKVNPLVTGYGDALWWAFMDVTTVGSNIIAVTVTGRVLSVLLAALGMMMFPIFTVYVTSLIQKKNKEKEEYYKQLEAADESKPK is encoded by the coding sequence ATGAAAATGGCTCTTTCTGATTTTGCTTTGCGGAAGAAAGGGATTTACGGCATTTTACATGTCATCATCCTGCTGCTTTCCCTGTTTCTGGTCATCAGCATCTCGATAGATACGTTTAAGGGTATCCCTTTTTATACCCAATCGGTTTATATGAAAGTTCAGCTATGGATTTGTGTCTTATTTCTGTTTGATTTCATTCTCGAGTTGTTTCTTTCGAAAAATAAGTGGCACTATCTTAGTACGCATTTCATCTTTTTGTTGGTGGCGATACCTTACCAGAATATTATATCCTATATGGGATGGACTTTTTCACCCGAAGTGACTTATATGATTCGTTTTGTTCCTTTGGTCCGGGGCGGCTATGCGATGGCTATTGTGGTGGGGTGGCTTACTTATAATAAGGCTTCCGGACTGTTTGTTTCCTATCTGACTATGTTGCTTGCTACTGTTTACTTTTCAAGCCTGGCTTTTTTTGTACTCGAACACAAGGTCAATCCCTTGGTGACCGGTTACGGAGATGCGCTTTGGTGGGCATTTATGGATGTGACTACGGTAGGTTCCAATATTATTGCTGTCACCGTGACGGGACGTGTACTTTCGGTGTTGCTGGCGGCACTGGGTATGATGATGTTCCCGATCTTTACGGTTTATGTCACCAGCCTGATTCAAAAAAAGAACAAAGAGAAAGAGGAGTATTATAAACAATTGGAGGCAGCTGACGAAAGTAAGCCAAAATAA
- a CDS encoding malate dehydrogenase, whose product MEFLTNEKLTIVGAAGMIGSNMAQTALMMKLTPNICLYDPYAPALEGVAEELYHCAFEGVNLTYTSDIKEALSGAKYIVSSGGAARKAGMTREDLLKGNAEIAAQFGKDIRQYCPDVKHVVVVFNPADITGLIVLLYAGLKPSQVSTLAALDSTRLQNELVKYLHIPASEIVNCRTYGGHGEQMAVFASTTKVQGEALTKIIDTPRMPMQDWEDLKIRVIQGGKHIIDLRGRSSFQSPAYLSIEMIAAAMGGQPFRWPAGTYVSDKKFDHILMAMETSITKEGVSYKEIQGTPEEQKEMEESYAHLCKLRDEVIAMGILPEINKWHELNKHIN is encoded by the coding sequence ATGGAATTCTTAACCAACGAAAAACTTACGATTGTAGGAGCTGCCGGAATGATTGGCTCTAACATGGCACAGACTGCCTTAATGATGAAACTGACTCCGAACATCTGCCTGTACGACCCCTATGCACCCGCTTTGGAAGGCGTGGCTGAAGAGTTGTATCACTGTGCGTTCGAGGGGGTAAACCTGACCTACACTTCAGACATCAAAGAAGCTTTGTCGGGAGCCAAATACATTGTGTCCTCCGGTGGTGCTGCCCGTAAAGCAGGCATGACCCGTGAAGATTTACTGAAAGGTAATGCAGAAATCGCCGCCCAGTTTGGTAAAGATATCCGCCAATATTGCCCGGACGTAAAACATGTGGTTGTCGTATTCAATCCTGCCGATATCACCGGATTGATTGTCTTACTCTATGCCGGACTGAAACCGTCACAAGTATCAACATTAGCAGCTTTGGACAGTACACGTCTGCAAAACGAACTAGTGAAATACCTTCATATTCCCGCATCTGAAATAGTAAATTGCCGTACGTATGGCGGACACGGAGAACAGATGGCCGTATTCGCTTCTACCACCAAAGTACAAGGTGAAGCGCTTACTAAAATTATAGATACTCCACGTATGCCTATGCAGGATTGGGAAGACCTGAAAATACGCGTCATCCAAGGTGGAAAGCATATCATCGACCTGCGCGGGCGCTCTTCATTCCAAAGTCCGGCCTATCTGTCTATCGAAATGATTGCAGCAGCCATGGGCGGACAACCTTTCCGCTGGCCGGCAGGAACGTACGTATCCGACAAAAAGTTCGATCATATCCTGATGGCAATGGAGACTTCTATCACGAAAGAAGGTGTGAGCTATAAGGAAATACAGGGAACTCCCGAAGAGCAAAAAGAAATGGAAGAGAGCTACGCTCACTTATGCAAGTTACGTGATGAAGTGATCGCTATGGGTATCCTTCCGGAAATCAATAAATGGCATGAACTGAACAAGCATATTAACTGA
- a CDS encoding CvfB family protein, with translation MSIELGKFNQLEVVKQVDFGMYLDGGEEGEILLPTRYVPEDCKLGDWLNVFLYLDNEERLIATTLTPLVQVGEFACLEVSWVNQFGAFLNWGLMKDLFVPFSEQKMKMQVGNKYVIHAHIDDESFRIVASAKVDRYLSKEKASYQPGEEVNILIWQKTDLGFKAIIENMYSGLLYDSEIFQTLHTGDVLKAYVKQVREDGKIDLILQKPGFEKIDDFSKTLHRYITEHGGWIGLTDKSPAEEIYDTFGVSKKTFKKAVGDLYKKRLILLHEDGIELVRP, from the coding sequence ATGAGCATTGAATTAGGAAAATTCAACCAGCTTGAGGTAGTCAAGCAGGTCGATTTCGGTATGTATCTGGATGGGGGAGAAGAGGGAGAAATCCTGTTGCCCACCCGCTATGTACCCGAAGATTGTAAGTTGGGAGACTGGTTGAACGTCTTCCTTTATCTGGATAATGAAGAACGGTTAATAGCTACTACATTGACACCTTTGGTACAAGTAGGGGAGTTTGCCTGCCTGGAAGTATCGTGGGTCAACCAGTTCGGAGCTTTTCTTAACTGGGGATTGATGAAGGATCTGTTTGTCCCTTTCAGCGAGCAGAAGATGAAGATGCAGGTAGGGAATAAATACGTTATCCATGCCCATATTGATGATGAAAGTTTCCGGATCGTAGCTTCGGCCAAAGTAGACCGTTACTTATCTAAAGAGAAAGCTTCTTATCAGCCTGGTGAAGAAGTGAACATCCTTATCTGGCAGAAGACAGACCTCGGGTTTAAGGCTATTATTGAGAATATGTATAGCGGCTTGCTGTATGATAGTGAAATATTTCAGACTTTACATACCGGCGATGTACTGAAAGCATACGTCAAGCAGGTACGCGAAGATGGCAAGATAGATCTGATTCTCCAGAAGCCGGGCTTTGAAAAGATAGATGATTTTTCAAAGACACTTCATCGCTACATCACAGAGCATGGGGGATGGATTGGACTTACAGATAAGAGTCCTGCCGAGGAGATTTATGACACGTTCGGTGTTAGTAAGAAGACATTCAAGAAGGCCGTTGGCGATTTGTACAAGAAGCGTCTGATTCTTCTTCATGAAGACGGCATCGAGTTGGTACGTCCCTAA
- a CDS encoding DUF4476 domain-containing protein, whose protein sequence is MRKVIITLCFLFVAFVAQAGRISGINIQSSGEAILVFVDGEQICTPTETCFIANYSGRHRIEVYAVRYIPRTGQSVKGDLLFQEWVSNPGMNIRNIRVGYNDRPDFCPDRPVRPGYDVVMNRTEFDRFLRTVKDKHFDSDRNKLIETTLVSTGFTSDQCLQLVNLFSFDSEKIKLMQAMYPRIVDKPNFYLVIESLTFQSDKNKMNEFVRKYHNQRN, encoded by the coding sequence ATGCGAAAAGTAATCATAACTCTTTGTTTCTTGTTTGTTGCATTTGTTGCACAAGCCGGAAGAATCAGCGGAATAAATATCCAAAGCTCAGGTGAAGCGATTCTTGTCTTTGTGGATGGCGAGCAAATCTGCACTCCGACGGAGACTTGTTTCATTGCTAATTATTCGGGCAGGCACCGGATAGAAGTATATGCAGTACGTTATATACCACGTACCGGACAAAGTGTGAAAGGCGACTTGCTGTTTCAGGAATGGGTCTCAAATCCCGGTATGAATATCAGGAATATTCGGGTGGGCTATAATGATCGTCCTGATTTCTGTCCCGATCGTCCGGTGCGTCCCGGCTATGATGTAGTGATGAACCGTACAGAGTTCGACCGTTTTCTGAGAACTGTGAAAGACAAACATTTCGACTCAGACCGTAACAAGCTGATTGAAACTACACTTGTTTCGACAGGCTTCACTTCCGACCAATGTCTCCAATTAGTAAATCTGTTCAGTTTCGATAGTGAAAAGATAAAACTGATGCAGGCTATGTATCCACGGATTGTTGATAAACCCAATTTCTATCTGGTCATCGAAAGCCTGACTTTTCAGTCGGATAAAAACAAGATGAACGAATTTGTGAGAAAATACCATAATCAACGTAACTAA
- a CDS encoding DUF4476 domain-containing protein, producing the protein MKKIHVSAILILLVVMSSCAGLIINFKNSQLMSIQKGMTQQEVKTILGKPNYRRFDGAMEEWEYRGYLSKAGHSVICVNFIDNRVVGLDSFRDGAPTAPPAPSFSLGIGGTVTASDIAPACDYRAMRNDEFARFLNDVKSKTFDSDRTDFIEKATRSTGFTSEQCCRLIKLYSFDDDRTKVLKILYPSVVDKDNFSAAIDGLDFLSNQDTVKNFVRNYNRIK; encoded by the coding sequence ATGAAAAAAATACATGTTTCGGCGATATTAATCTTGCTTGTTGTTATGAGTAGTTGTGCAGGCTTGATCATAAACTTCAAAAACAGTCAGCTAATGAGTATCCAGAAAGGAATGACACAACAGGAAGTGAAGACGATTCTTGGAAAGCCCAATTACAGACGCTTTGATGGAGCAATGGAAGAGTGGGAATATCGCGGGTATCTTTCCAAAGCAGGGCATTCGGTGATTTGTGTTAACTTTATCGACAACCGTGTTGTTGGGTTGGATTCATTTAGAGACGGTGCACCGACTGCTCCTCCTGCCCCTTCCTTTTCTTTAGGCATAGGTGGTACAGTCACTGCTTCGGACATAGCTCCCGCTTGTGACTATAGAGCCATGAGAAACGATGAGTTTGCCCGCTTTTTAAATGATGTAAAGAGTAAAACTTTTGATTCGGACCGGACAGATTTCATTGAGAAAGCAACCCGCTCTACCGGATTTACATCAGAGCAATGCTGCAGATTGATAAAACTTTATAGCTTTGATGATGATCGGACTAAGGTACTGAAGATACTTTATCCGAGCGTAGTGGATAAAGATAATTTTTCCGCAGCAATAGACGGATTGGATTTTCTGTCGAATCAGGATACAGTGAAGAACTTTGTGAGGAACTATAATAGAATTAAATAG
- a CDS encoding biosynthetic peptidoglycan transglycosylase, which produces MGKYRTKGSIALIITGSVLILVLAGLYLRRNGILCRTADKRILYAEQKYGLSICYEDLRMKGLNEIELKNLSIVPRNRDTLLTLHTLNMHLNFWKLIRGKIEVRNVTVDQLKASFIKADSMANYDFLFLKRKRETSSGQVQTDYAHRINRILNLFYGFLPENGTLCQIDITERKDRNFVNIHIPKLTVRQNHFRSDIEVHEDSTTQHWTTCGKVNRSSHTLKAELYAQQNNKIILPYLKRRFDADIRLDTLTYSLTKSEKNGGQVQLTGQAAVSGLEVYHKALSPETVNLDRGQVSYRILVGKESAELDSTTVVQFNQMQFHPYLKAEKKKQQWHFTAAVDKPWFPADQLFGSLPKGLFSNLEGIKTSGELAYHFFLDANFALLDSLKLESELKERNFCIVNYGVTDLGKMSEEFIYTAYENGQPVRTFPIGPSWEHFTPLDSISPLLQMSVMQSEDGAFYFHRGFLPEAMREALIQDLKVKRFARGGSTITMQLVKNVFLNRNKNIARKLEEALIVWLIETERLTSKERMYEVYLNIVEWGPLVYGVQEAATYYFKKRPSQLTAEESIFLASIIPKPKHFRNSFNNDMQLKESLEGYYRLITERLVKKGIISEVAADSIRPEINVTGEAKKDLQRDSIQ; this is translated from the coding sequence ATGGGAAAATATCGCACGAAAGGGAGCATTGCTCTCATCATTACAGGAAGTGTCCTGATCCTCGTACTGGCAGGTTTATATCTGAGGCGTAACGGAATTCTCTGCCGGACGGCCGACAAACGAATACTATATGCCGAACAAAAATACGGATTATCTATCTGCTATGAGGACCTGCGAATGAAAGGATTAAACGAAATCGAACTGAAAAATCTCTCTATAGTTCCCCGCAACCGGGATACCCTTCTCACCCTGCATACTTTGAACATGCACCTCAACTTTTGGAAATTGATTCGGGGAAAAATTGAAGTGCGTAATGTAACCGTCGACCAACTGAAGGCCTCATTTATAAAAGCAGACAGCATGGCGAATTATGATTTTCTCTTCTTGAAAAGAAAACGAGAGACTTCATCCGGACAGGTTCAGACCGACTATGCCCACAGAATAAACCGGATACTGAATCTTTTCTATGGCTTCCTGCCGGAAAACGGGACCTTGTGTCAAATAGACATTACTGAACGGAAAGACCGTAACTTCGTAAACATCCATATTCCCAAACTAACGGTCCGGCAAAATCATTTTCGCTCGGATATCGAAGTACATGAAGACTCGACAACCCAACATTGGACCACCTGCGGAAAAGTAAACCGAAGCAGCCATACCCTGAAAGCAGAACTCTATGCACAACAGAACAACAAAATCATCCTACCCTACCTCAAACGCCGTTTCGATGCCGATATTCGTCTGGATACCCTGACTTATAGCCTGACAAAATCGGAAAAGAATGGCGGACAGGTTCAGTTGACCGGGCAAGCGGCTGTCAGTGGACTCGAAGTATATCACAAGGCTCTTTCTCCTGAAACGGTCAATTTGGATCGTGGTCAAGTATCTTACCGGATTCTTGTAGGCAAAGAATCCGCCGAACTGGATAGTACTACTGTGGTACAGTTCAATCAAATGCAGTTTCACCCTTACCTGAAAGCCGAAAAGAAAAAACAGCAATGGCATTTCACAGCAGCCGTAGACAAACCCTGGTTTCCGGCAGACCAATTGTTCGGTTCACTTCCCAAAGGATTATTCAGTAACCTGGAAGGTATAAAGACAAGTGGCGAATTGGCCTATCACTTTTTTCTAGATGCAAATTTTGCCCTGTTGGACAGTCTGAAATTGGAATCGGAACTGAAGGAAAGGAATTTCTGCATTGTAAACTACGGGGTCACAGATCTTGGTAAAATGTCGGAAGAATTTATCTATACGGCTTACGAAAACGGCCAACCGGTACGTACTTTTCCAATCGGCCCTTCCTGGGAACATTTCACACCATTGGACAGCATCTCTCCGTTGTTGCAAATGTCTGTGATGCAAAGTGAAGACGGAGCTTTCTACTTCCACCGGGGATTCCTTCCTGAAGCCATGCGCGAAGCGTTGATACAAGATCTGAAAGTGAAACGTTTTGCCCGCGGAGGGAGTACCATCACCATGCAGTTGGTGAAAAACGTATTTCTGAATCGAAACAAAAACATAGCCCGTAAACTGGAAGAAGCTCTGATTGTCTGGCTGATAGAAACAGAACGCCTTACCTCCAAAGAACGAATGTACGAAGTATATCTGAATATAGTAGAATGGGGACCGCTCGTTTATGGGGTGCAGGAAGCAGCAACCTATTATTTTAAAAAGCGACCGTCTCAACTGACAGCCGAAGAATCTATTTTTCTGGCTTCCATTATTCCAAAGCCGAAGCATTTCCGGAATTCGTTTAACAATGATATGCAACTGAAGGAGAGCCTGGAAGGCTATTACCGTTTAATAACCGAACGATTAGTGAAAAAAGGAATCATCAGTGAAGTGGCAGCCGACAGCATCCGCCCGGAAATTAATGTAACCGGCGAGGCAAAGAAAGATCTGCAAAGAGACAGCATACAATAG